The genomic DNA TGCGCACCTCGCTTGCGGCGCAGCTCGAACTCCCACGCGTGGGCGGGGTCAAAGAATATCACGGCCTCGACACCGGCGCAGCCGTTTTTGGTGCCACCAAAGCTGAGCGCGTGAATCCCTGCCTTCCATGTCATTTCGGCAGGCGAACAGCCGAGCGCGACCAGAGCGTTGGAAAAGCGCGCACCGTCCATGAAACACGGCAAGTCGTAATCGGCGGCTACTTGTGTCAACGCGCGCAGTTCGTCCAACGTATAGACACGACCCATCTCGGTCACTTGCGTCAGCGCAATCGGGCCGCGCTGCGAGGCATGCACGTCCCCTTTGGGCCAGTCTTCAATGGCGGTGCGCAACTGATCGGGCGTCATCTTGTCATCGTCGCCGACAAGCGTCAGCTTGGCGCCGCCGGTGTAGAATTCGGGTGCGTGACATTCATCCCGGTGGATATGGGCGAGTGGAGAGCAGAACACTGTCTGCCACGGTTGGGTCAGCGTCGCCAACGTCAGCGCGTTGGCTGCGGTGCCGGTGGCGGCCAGATAAATCGCGGCTTCGGGGGCCTCGAACATATCGCGCAGGCGGCTGCGAACCTCGTCCATGATCGCGTCATCGCCATAGGGGACGGCATGCCCTGTATCGGCGGCGATTAGCGCGGCGCGCACGGATGGATGCATCGGGCCTGCGTTGTCAGAGGCAAAAAACATCAGGTCGGTTCCTCGATTATGTGATCTTCCCAGTCGTCCTCGTCGATCTCGAACTCGGGGACTGTACGGCTTTGCATTGACACTCCGGCGGCATGAACCGTTTCGGGATCACCCGAAATCAGGGGGTGCCAGTCAAATAGTGGCTTGCCCTGCCAGAGCAGTTTGTACGCGCAGGTATCGGGCATCCAATATAGGTTCGCGTCCATATTGGCGGGCTTTAGCACGATGCATTCGGGTACGAACTGGTGGCGGATCGGGTATTGGGCACAGCGGCATGTGGTGTCGTCAAACAGGCGGCACGCCACGCGGGTCAGCGCAACTTCGCCGGTGTCTTCGTCTTCCAGTTTGTTCATGCAGCATTTACCGCAGCCGTCGCAGAGTGCCTCCCATTCGGCGCGTGTCATGCGCTGGAGCGATACCGTTTCCCAGAAACGCGGGCGCAATGCGGTCATAGCCCCGCCAAAATCGTGCGGGCGCGCAGGCAATCGGCATCCATTTGCGCGATGAAAGTATCCAGCCCGTCAAATGTCTCTTCGGGACGAAGGTAATCCACCAGTGCGACCGACAGATCGGTGCCATAGAGGTCGCCCGAGAAATCAAAAAGGTAGGTTTCGAGGTTTGGGATCTCTCCGCCAAACATCGGTCGGACACCAAGAGAGGCCGCGCCGTGATATTGCCCCTGATGTGGACCATCCAGCACGTCAACCAGCACGGCATAGACACCAAAGCGTGGTTGATGCAGCCCTTCGATGGACATGTTCGCGGTGGGATATCCCAGCTCGCGCCCGCGTTGCTCGCCACCCACAACAGTCCCTTCGATCCGGTGCCAGTGCCCCAGCATCGCTGCTGCGTCACGCGGGCGCCCATCAGTCAGGGCTTGACGGACCGCGGTCGAACTGACTTCGCCCTTTTCGCCCGCTAGCAGGCGGGCGATGCTGACGCCAAAGCCCATCTCGGCGCCGAACCGTTCCAGATCGGCCGCGTTACCCGCCCGCCCTTTGCCAAAGCAGAAATCGGCACCGACAACGACGTGACGCAGACCCAGCCCCTCGGCGAGCACGTCTCGGGCAAAGGATTCAGGCGGAAGCGCCGATAGGGCTGCGTTAAAATTCAGTTCATAGAGCCGTTCCACCCCCAGCTTGTGCAGTCGGTGGGCGCGGGCCGTGCGGCCCATGAGTCGAAAGGGTGGGGCGTCCGGGGCGAAATACTCACGAGGGTGCGGCTC from Roseovarius pelagicus includes the following:
- a CDS encoding threonine aldolase family protein; the encoded protein is MFFASDNAGPMHPSVRAALIAADTGHAVPYGDDAIMDEVRSRLRDMFEAPEAAIYLAATGTAANALTLATLTQPWQTVFCSPLAHIHRDECHAPEFYTGGAKLTLVGDDDKMTPDQLRTAIEDWPKGDVHASQRGPIALTQVTEMGRVYTLDELRALTQVAADYDLPCFMDGARFSNALVALGCSPAEMTWKAGIHALSFGGTKNGCAGVEAVIFFDPAHAWEFELRRKRGAHLFSKHRYLSAQMQGYLQDDAWQEAARAANANAAYLAAGLRDVPELTFVAEPQANMIFATLPRKTHKRLHAAGAVYGLWGALDGDPEEPIKMRLVCDWSISRDQIDTFLALLKE
- a CDS encoding YcgN family cysteine cluster protein, with the translated sequence MTALRPRFWETVSLQRMTRAEWEALCDGCGKCCMNKLEDEDTGEVALTRVACRLFDDTTCRCAQYPIRHQFVPECIVLKPANMDANLYWMPDTCAYKLLWQGKPLFDWHPLISGDPETVHAAGVSMQSRTVPEFEIDEDDWEDHIIEEPT
- a CDS encoding bifunctional riboflavin kinase/FAD synthetase: MRIIRDYTYVDRSDRGASVAIGNFDGVHIGHQSVIDIARAAGEKIGAPLGVLTFEPHPREYFAPDAPPFRLMGRTARAHRLHKLGVERLYELNFNAALSALPPESFARDVLAEGLGLRHVVVGADFCFGKGRAGNAADLERFGAEMGFGVSIARLLAGEKGEVSSTAVRQALTDGRPRDAAAMLGHWHRIEGTVVGGEQRGRELGYPTANMSIEGLHQPRFGVYAVLVDVLDGPHQGQYHGAASLGVRPMFGGEIPNLETYLFDFSGDLYGTDLSVALVDYLRPEETFDGLDTFIAQMDADCLRARTILAGL